Part of the Rana temporaria chromosome 11, aRanTem1.1, whole genome shotgun sequence genome, TTCCTTGTTCTGTGCAGGCACCCTCGGAGGATTATACAGCCAGATTCTTCAAGGTGAAGACATTGTACGGGAGAGGGCCATCAAGTTTCTTGCTAACAAAATGAAAACTGTTCCTGAAGATGTCATGACTAAAGAGGTGGAAGATTACATTTTTTCTGAATCTAAGAAGGTAAGCTATACACACAGATAATGGAGGGGTAGATGGGAAAAATTGATAATTTATCCACATGCCTGCATGTGGGCAGCGATTATCGCTCATATTTTCTttagagtggttgtaaagtctcaaaCGCACTCCCATTATCCATTCTCTTATGGGGCAATAGTAatggagtgtgttttttttttttttgtgtgtgtgtgtgtgtgtgtgtgtgtgtgtgtgtgttttttgcaaaATCATCTTTTAAGTGTTTTAGATAGGAGCTCTTCTATGCGGTCACATGGTGGTTTGTTCTCACTCCCGAGCAGAGGGTCTCCAGTGGGAGGGATGGTTATTCCTCTGTCACTCTGACCTTGTGAGAACTGGTTTCAGTTTCTTCTCATTGGCATCATAGGCGAGGAGGGGTGGCAGCAGCTGCCAGGGAATGGTATTATTCTATGAAGGTGAGGGgagaagatcagaaaaaaaattgactatgaaaattgtaggtgGAGATGGAGGACAGACGCGCAATCTGACCACGCTATCCTGATCAGCGGCCATGATAAACGTGGTCGGTTTAAAcgggaacaggcaggatcaaccaggtattgtaCAACATAGAAAGGGACAATTGATATGGCAAAAGCACTGTGCTATATCTCgtgccttaaagcggggggttcaccctaaaatatctatatactgttatatccagcatactgctgacatcaacagtatgctggatttttttcggGCTGTACTtacgtattttcgttgttttcacccgggttctcgctcctctcactcccccggggagtaggcgttcccaaGATgacgcatagatgattgacgtgcgggtaaagcgtgtCATCGCCtcccgaaaatatccgagggggactcggcactttacggcgcctgcgccgtcggctctacacggcaggcgccgtaaagagccgagttcccgtcggatattttcggaaggcgatgactcgctttacccgcacgtcaatagtctcctgggaggatcaacactcactcccaggagacattgcgcagagctccccgtcggggaaaaggagcgacacgcccactccccgcaagaaagaagacccggaagtgtggCTGAAGACGGGTAAGTgtacccattaaaaaaaaaaatgacaacgctacaagcctttattaaggctgcagataggTTAGCAACAAAGTTAATTTTGagagtgaaactccgctttaaagggacacgaagctccacccaaaagtagaaGCTCCGCCTGTTCGCACCCTctcttctctcacccccccttctctctgtcgtTCATctgttaaagaagttgtaaagtctcattctatacattaaggtgaaacccTTTTGTACTTCACATGCCTCCCAgaccaccacccacccctcttttcTTACCTGAAACCAATCGTTCCAGCGACTTGCATGAGCTCAGCTGTTCCAGCCGCTGTCTTgggtcttcattggatagattgatggcagcaggagcaattggatccagctgctgtcaatcaaattcagtgacaCGGGGAGGGGGAAgcgggggccgagtcctgctgtctgtgtctatggatgcagcagcagggctCGGAAGCGCACCCGCACAAGTGTCCCCAGGgaaagctgctttctgtgggggcacccgatgaagaagaggggccaggagtgccaccAGGGCACcacagaaaaggaggattggggccgctctgtgcaaaacccttgctcagagcaggtaagtagaacatgtttgttttacCGCAAAGCTTTTCCTGGATGTTGGCTACTGGGAAGTGTTTTTTGGTTACTGGAGAGAGACTACTCTAATACAAATTCTTGCAATAGACTACAAAAGTACGTGAAATGTGTGTTTTGTGTCTGATGTTCATTTTATATATTGCTTTTGTCATTTCACAGGTTCTGGATGATGTCACCGGGGAGGAATTTGTCCTGTTTATGAAGATCCTGGCCTCTCTGAAGACATTACAGACAGTCAGCGGCAGACAGCAGCTGGTAGATTTAGTATCTGAGCAAGCGGGTCTCTATCAAACCCTCAACCCCGCAGACCCCGACTCTGTGGATCGCCTCCTCCAGTGTATGCGGCAAGCTGTGCCACTTTTttctgtaagtattttctttcctTGTTCATAGGGAACAGAATAAAGCACTGTGATGACTTTTAAAcattaatgttgttgtttttttcttttgtagaaaAATGTCCACTCCACTAAGTTTATGACCTACTTTTGTGAGCAAGTGCTTCCCATCCTGAGTTCCCTGACCAGCCCAGCAGAGGGCATCGATGTCCAGTTGGAGGTGAGTGTGTATACTCTTGTTGATGTGGGTTTCATTTTACTATTCTAACAACTTCCGATGTTCCAAAACGGAGCGGAAGACCAAATGGCTCCTTTCCAAATTCCGGTTCCTTTCCGGCCTTTCTAGtttcattacataccttattttatacCCAGTGATGTCCTCACTAGATTGCTTTGCTTCTCCATGCAATGCAGGAAGATCATTGGCTGCAAgtaaatggcataatgtgctagtatactagcccaggagtctccaaactgcagcctgagggccagatgtggtggtcctttgcttgcctttatccggcccttggggcactattgctcccactgacaccaacaatggggcactatttcttccacgataccaatgataggatactattcctcttaggccccgtacacacaaggagacatgtccgatgaaaacggtacgcggaccgttttcatcggacatgtctcctgggagcttttggtctgatgtgtgtacacaccatcagaccaaaatccctgcggacagagaacgcgatgacgtagaagacaccgatgttctcaaacacggaagtgcaatgcttccacgcatgcgtcgaatcaatttgacgcatgcgcgggatttcgggacgctggttacacgtcataaccagcggacatgtccgattaggtgtactaaccatcggacatgtccgacggacatgtttccagcggacaagtttcttagcttgctaagaaacttttgtccgctgcaaacctgtccgctaggctgtacacgcggtcggacatgtccgcggaaactggtccgcggaccagtttcagcggacatgttcgaccgtctgtacgcggccttactaatAGGGACActactcctattgaccaccaaccctgaggccatattctcactgatgctgggcccgtgatattttctgcccctgctggccacaatctggccctcctcaagtctgaaggacaataaactggccctttgtttgaaaagtttgttgACCCctgtactagctcattatgaaatacttgccttagaatGAGGTGTCGGTATCTCATCCCGGTCCAtgccgagggagctgacattttgccttcggcgtgtcttctgggttcgTGGCttcggcgctgtgagtggcccgGAGCCGagatgtcactcctgtgcatgcgcaaTGGAGTTTTCTTCCTGACAAGGTCCGGCAGCATCTGCCAGGCATTCACAGCGCATGCACTGCTgatgtcagcggctgcatgcaaagcgaatatctcctaaaccgtacaggtttaggagatattcattatacctacaggtaagccttattataggcttacctgtaggaaaaaaaatttaagtgggtAGTAGagtccacttttttttgttttcttacatgtataaggcttacctgtaggcaaaatgaATATCACCTAAACGGGCACAGTTTAGAAGATGTTCACACTGGATACAGCCAGTGACCTCAATCGCTTTAATCGTAAAAGGTATCCCTCCAGAGGTGCGCTGTCACCACTAACCGGCCTTCCATCtacacccggtcttccttccaggttcgcaGGCTCCAGCCATTTGAATGGCCGAGCTGCAATGACTTCAGTTCCGTGCATGAGAGTTGCGATTGTGACACGGCACTGTGGATTGATGGCACATTCAGTGTTCACTTGCTTCAGAGCACAGTGCGCATGCACTGGTGATGTTATCGTCTGAAGAAATTGTCAATATCttctaaacggtgcatgttttttttttatttgttttatacctacaggtaagcttacctTTTTTAGGTACAAGTGATCAAGTGGTGGTTACCTCCGCTCAAGACCTCATGTACACAGGGCATTTTAAAAAGAGGTGCAAAGCCGGTACCGACGCCAGGAAaaggcagctgtaaaaacgcgctCTTAGAAGCGTTTTGCGATAATGCATGTTAAGCCACGTTTCCGTTTAGCGGcgtttctctcccctcttctattTTCCACCCCCAAAACCAATTACTACAGCTTAAAAATGCTTGATGCTGTATACAGCGTTAAAATGCGTttagtcaggttttttttttttttacagctgtagCGCTGCTGCTCCAGAACACGCTGGACCTGGGGTTTTTGTTGCATCTTGAAAACGCATATACCACTTACAGCTCCTTTAAagcctgtgtgtgcatggacaagtagaataacattgagaggcaatttgaagctgtaaaaaaaaaaagtctgacgcTGCTAAAAgcgccctgtgtgcatgaggccttacatttttgttttagattccaTGCAAAGTCACAAATACTTGATGATCCTGCCAATAAAGTGCAGCTCATGCATACTGTTTTTTGAATGTGTGGCAACgctgctgcactgctcctgaattcagagcagagttgccCTCTAGTGGGAGGAGATGCTGCTGCAGGGGGTGTGGCCTGTAGTTTGTCATCACTTGGCCACACCTTCTCCTGACAACGGTTTTCTGGATTGACTGCACTGTCTCCGCTGCTGAAACCTGGCGTCTCTGACACCGATTGTATTGTATTTGTTCTGTCCACATTTTATAGGTTGGCCCAAATGTATGAAAACACAAATTTAAGTTTTCAAATATATTATCGTTTTTAGATTATAATTTGCTTTAACTCATCAAATTTTTTTCAGGTGTTGAAGCTTCTGGCTGAGATGAGCGCCTACTGCGGAGACATGGAGAAACTTGAATCAAATTTAAACAAACTCTTTGAGAAGCTTTTGGTAAGTAACTTTTCAGATTTGTTTTTGAGATTATAAGATTtaagattttaaaatgtattctgctaaagTATTTGATGGGACTCTGGTGCGGGATTAATAATTCTGAAAGTTTTAAAACCAAACCTCCTTTTTAAAGTGGTCAAAACCCCTCCCATGTACGCAGTGAAGGGACTGGACTCGGGTGATACAAAGAGATGctaacctgctctgtgtaattgttttgcacagagcaacctcgatcctcctcttctcaggtccattGCTggcgatcctggcccctcccccttgacaagtgcccccatagcaagctgcttagtgtgtgtgtgtgtgtgtgtgtctgtgtgtgttctcacaAGCCGGCTCttttgtgtccataagacacagcgTGTGGCTTGGTCTACCCCCCTgcttcctcctcactggctgtgattgacagctgcagggggccaatggctcccgctgccctctctgagccaatgaggaggaagagagctgggagagcctctgctctcgtgcacagcgctggattgagTTTGGGTTAGTATGAGGAGGAACTGCTTGCAGAAATCTTTTTACCCATAATGCATtatagtggaggttcaccctaaaaaacatctatataccattacatccagcatacttccgacatctacagtatgctgggttgttttttttttttttttttgctgtacatactgttttattgttgttccccccccccccccccccccccccccccccccgagggttctcactcccgcgggagtgggcgttcctattcagaggttagatgattgacgtctggtgaaaaacttcccctggcgcatagggcgtgtcaccagttttccgtaactagccgacctgcgagtctgctctatatggcgcctgtgcagtcagctctacacggcgggcacaggcgctgtatagagcagACTCGCAGGccggctacttacggaaaactggtgacacgccttatgcgccagaggaagtttttcaccagacgtcgatcatctaacctctgaataggaacgacCACTCCTGCGGGACCccgaagccggggggaaaataacaataaaacggtatgtacggcgaaaaaaaaaaaaaactgcatactgtagatgtcggaagtatgctggatgtaatggtatataattgttttagggtgaacctccgctttaaggtaaaaaagctTCTGCCTTAAGGACCACTTTaaagagtttttttaaaaacccaTTCTCTCCAATTTAGATGCACTGGGAACTGAGTGTGTAAGTGATGAGGCTGAGTGAAAGAACACATCCTCAGCAACCCTTTAGATGGGCATAGTCCTCCCTGCTGGCCACTGTACAGTGCAGACTTTGGAGATGCTGCTCCAGGGCGGGGTTGTATACATCAATAGTAACTGAGCtagagtaccaaaaaaaaaatgcctaaatgTGCATATATTGCAGATGTCCTACAGATGCCTGTAAAAAAAACGTTCGTTCTTCTTTTTTTGCGCTCACTTGCACTTTCAATCTCCTCTGCCTATTTCTTATTCTTgtcctctctgcattaccagGAATACATGCCGCTTCCTCCAGAGGAAATAGAAAACGGGGAGAATTCAGCTAACGAGGAGCCAAAACTCCAGTTCAGCTACGTGGAATGTTTACTATTCAGTTTCCACCAACTTGGACGCAAGAATCCAGATTTTCTCACCGGTGACAAAGTGAATGCTGAGAAGCTAAAAGACTTCAAAATCAGGTGAATATTATAACCACCAAAACAAGTCAAATAATTGTTACAGTTCTTTTCAGATCTGGATGAttgtgatggggaggggggggttgggtgattgggggggggtgttcaggttTCTTTTACATGAACTATCTGTATAATGACGTATCACTAAATGCTTCCATTTCTATTCTCCAGGTTACAGTACTTTGCCCGAGGATTACAGGTGTACATTAGACAGCTTCGCCTGGCCCTGCAGGGGAAATCCGGGGAGGCCTTAAAAACAGAAGAGGTGAGAATCTATTGCAGATACCTTGATTTTTAGCCCTCGTCTgcctttatattaaaaaaaaaagaaaaaagtttcatCTGTTCACTAAATAACGGCTAAAAGACCTGCTCTGTAATCTtttgtaaaattcaatgcaatatggtaATCCGGTCCGGAGACCTTCTGTATACAATTGGTATACAGAACGtccacaaatttttttattttcccagaagtctgtaccaatatacaagtcagattttcgGCATCCTCTGCAATaaaaccacttccggaccacccgCTGTCGTCGTACGTCGGTATTTTGATGATGagtaccgttgttatggcagctgCTATAACCCTGGTATTTTCTTAAACGGTCCACTTTATGACAAGTGGCCTCTGCAGTGGATTCGTCGCAAGATCACTTATCAGTGGCGAGAGAGGTGCCCCCTTCCACTGCGTTTCGGTCGTCTTCGCTGCTTAGCGGAACTGTCGGTAGTGGCGGAGATGATCCGATGCGTTCCCCTCATAGGCACTGTGTCGCGTGAGAAAATgatggcccccccccctctcgatTTAACGTTGGAtgacggaagcaacgtcaaacgtGCCTTCCGCCCACCTGCCTTAAAGGGCAAGCGGAGCTCGGCGTACATAGCAGGGGGCAGTGCACTTTACCTGCGTGTATGGAAGCAAATGGGTAGCAGCAGagctccctgcatgctttgcccaCAGCAGGgctaaatgtagaaaaaaaactaCCCGGCACTTGGAACTGCATGTCCTGTGCTATACAAACTGTGCATCCCTGCAACAGTTAATGGGCTGACAAAAGCCCAGGCGTCGGGatacaatttcttgtcgcaatggTTAAAAATGCCTAGTAGTTcagggttgtgtgtgtgtgtgtgtgtgtgtgtgtttgtttttctctttcgttcatagacggacacagcatcctttgaccttagggttatgcttcttcctaccaggagatttaggcagaattctacagcacttaaggtgttaaaaactttccttcatgccgctcctcccagggggcgtggctcccccaggcataacccccactctgctttagcagcctcagtttgtttctgcct contains:
- the LOC120917031 gene encoding apoptosis inhibitor 5-B translates to MPTVEELYRNYGILADAKDDISKHRAAYQVILDGVKGEAKEKRLAAQFIPKFFKHFPDLADAAINAQLDLCEDEDVSIRRQAIKELSQFATGENLPRVADILAQLLQSDDSAEFNLVNNALLSIFKIDAKGTLGGLYSQILQGEDIVRERAIKFLANKMKTVPEDVMTKEVEDYIFSESKKVLDDVTGEEFVLFMKILASLKTLQTVSGRQQLVDLVSEQAGLYQTLNPADPDSVDRLLQCMRQAVPLFSKNVHSTKFMTYFCEQVLPILSSLTSPAEGIDVQLEVLKLLAEMSAYCGDMEKLESNLNKLFEKLLEYMPLPPEEIENGENSANEEPKLQFSYVECLLFSFHQLGRKNPDFLTGDKVNAEKLKDFKIRLQYFARGLQVYIRQLRLALQGKSGEALKTEENKIKVVALKITNNINVLIKDLFHNPPSYKSTVTLSWKPVQRADIGQKRTSEDSTTSSSSSSSSSPPKKPIMGPKRDARQIYNPPSGKYSASIGEFSYEQRGGFRGGRGRGWGGTRGNRSRGRMY